From Pan troglodytes isolate AG18354 chromosome 9, NHGRI_mPanTro3-v2.0_pri, whole genome shotgun sequence, the proteins below share one genomic window:
- the IFITM5 gene encoding interferon-induced transmembrane protein 5 produces the protein MDTAYPREDPRAPTPSKAGAHTALTLGAPHPPPRDHLIWSVFSTLYLNLCCLGFLALAYSIKARDQKVVGDLEAARRFGSKAKCYNILAAMWTLVPPLLLLGLVVTGALHLARLAKDSAAFFSTKFDDADYD, from the exons ATGGACACCGCGTATCCCCGCGAGGACCCCCGGGCCCCCACGCCCAGCAAGGCCGGTGCCCACACAGCCCTCACGCTGGGGGCCCCGCACCCCCCGCCTCGAGACCACCTGATCTGGTCGGTGTTCAGCACCCTCTACCTGAACCTGTGTTGCCTCGGCTTCCTGGCGCTGGCCTACTCCATCAAG GCCCGAGATCAGAAGGTGGTTGGTGACCTGGAAGCGGCCCGGCGTTTTGGCTCCAAAGCCAAGTGCTACAACATCCTGGCCGCGATGTGGACGCTGGTGCCGCCACTGCTGCTCCTGGGGCTGGTGGTGACTGGTGCCCTGCACCTGGCCCGGCTGGCCAAGGACTCTGCCGCCTTCTTCAGCACCAAGTTTGATGACGCAGACTATGACTGA